A region of the Candidatus Kryptonium sp. genome:
ACTAAATGGACTGGAGTTGCAGGGTTTATTGCGACGCCAGCTTTGGCGCCACTTTGTTTTATTTTAGCTATTGTTCTGTGCAAATGGGGGCATGTCTCAAGATGAACTGTAATTATATCTGAACCTGCTTTTCTAAATTCATCTATATACATATCTGGATTTGAAATCATAAGATGTGAATCAAGGGGAAGTTTCGTTAATTTTCGTATTGCTTTGACTATCATCGGTCCAAATGTTAAGTTTGGAACAAAATGACCATCCATAACATCAAGATGAAAAAGATCCGCACCACCTTCCTCGGCTTTTTTTATTTCATTTTTTAAGTCGGAGAAATCAGCAGAAAGTAGAGAGGGAGCAAGTTTAAACATTTTGTTTTCAATAATTTTGTTTTTGTATTTCCGAAAGTTCTTTTGCTACAAAAATATCAACTGCTGAACCTCTTGCAACGAAAAAACCAGGTCTTGGAAATTGTTCAATCACAGTGTTAGGTAAAACAGTTACGCTCGGCTCATAAATAACCTTTCCTAATCGCAGGCCGTTTTCGCTCAAAACTTGCTCAACTTTTGATAGCGGAAGCCCAACTAAATTCGGAACTTGAGTTTTACCTTCAGCACTTCCCAAGCTTACAGTCACTGATACAAGAGTTCCTGGGGAAACCTTTGTTTTTTCAGGAATAGATTGTGAAAATATAGATCCTTCTGGAAAATCCTCTGAAAAATCATATTGAACATCGCCAAGTCGCAATCCAAATTTTTCAAGTGTTAATTTCGCATCACGCACAGATTTGCCTATTAGGGAAGGCACTTCAACTTTGGACTCTCCGGAGCTGACAACAAGATAAACCCTTCGCCCTTCTTTTATTTTCATTCCCGGTCTTGGGCTTTGTATTATCACATATCCAGCTGGAAATCTCGCATCATGGCGTTCTGTTACATTTTCAAGTTTTAGATTTAAAGTTTCAATGATTCTTTTTGCATCTTCCAATTTTTTACCGGTTAGATTCGG
Encoded here:
- the rpe gene encoding ribulose-phosphate 3-epimerase translates to MFKLAPSLLSADFSDLKNEIKKAEEGGADLFHLDVMDGHFVPNLTFGPMIVKAIRKLTKLPLDSHLMISNPDMYIDEFRKAGSDIITVHLETCPHLHRTIAKIKQSGAKAGVAINPATPVHLVEEIIDYIDILLIMSVNPGFGGQEFIETSLRKIVQAKKLIMERNLDVEIEVDGGIDIDNVELLLEAGADIIVAGSAIFKSENITEKVKKFKNIFLDYEFKNKTRLV
- a CDS encoding PASTA domain-containing protein, producing the protein MKPNVKRLIIIAVALIILVLAMDKVVMPFYTNSVKSIEMPNLTGKKLEDAKRIIETLNLKLENVTERHDARFPAGYVIIQSPRPGMKIKEGRRVYLVVSSGESKVEVPSLIGKSVRDAKLTLEKFGLRLGDVQYDFSEDFPEGSIFSQSIPEKTKVSPGTLVSVTVSLGSAEGKTQVPNLVGLPLSKVEQVLSENGLRLGKVIYEPSVTVLPNTVIEQFPRPGFFVARGSAVDIFVAKELSEIQKQNY